The following are from one region of the Papaver somniferum cultivar HN1 unplaced genomic scaffold, ASM357369v1 unplaced-scaffold_132, whole genome shotgun sequence genome:
- the LOC113332702 gene encoding uncharacterized protein LOC113332702: protein MGSINITILSELSVSLLSATMESPINGENQRSSENLRTFNEKVALHTSYQTQCFINEEENLDEMIDSTCSSPYVSAPSSPGSNRDYNNNNGYFFSAPASPMHYIQSKSISVSSSTVNISSSGSFEFDFSSKSNSISTADELFLNGQIRPMKLSSHLQKPQILTPLIDLENEVEEEDEESVFLKREGRLRNGSIHRRARSLSPLRSSQSQWHRQEGKEEEENKQTHSVEEDDEEESNTTTPSDSASTSRSSSTSSRSSKRWVFLKDFLRSKSEGRGIYSKEKFWNSISFNPVKDKKQSVSSISVTNDKEKTVTATTEKVEKKKSSVPAKKTVRPINGIGKRRIPGPSAHEMLYTSNRAQAEEMKRKTYLPYRQGLLGCLGFSSKGYGAMNVFARSLNTTVSSR from the coding sequence atgggtAGTATAAACATAACCATTCTCTCTGAACTCTCTGTTTCATTACTCTCTGCAACGATGGAGAGCCCTATTAATGGCGAAAACCAAAGATCATCAGAAAACCTTAGGACTTTTAACGAAAAAGTAGCTCTACATACTTCTTATCAAACTCAATGCTTCATAAATGAGGAAGAAAACTTAGATGAGATGATTGATAGTACTTGTTCTTCACCGTACGTTAGTGCTCCTTCAAGTCCCGGAAGTAACAgagattataataataataatgggtATTTTTTTAGTGCTCCAGCAAGTCCAATGCATTACATTCAATCGAAATCAATCTCTGTTTCTTCTTCGACAGTGAATATAAGTTCATCAGGATCATTTGAGTTTGACTTTTCTTCAAAAAGTAATTCCATAAGTACAGCAGATGAGTTGTTTTTAAACGGTCAGATCCGACCAATGAAACTTTCATCTCATTTACAGAAACCACAGATCTTAACTCCATTAATAGATCTTGAAaatgaagtagaagaagaagacgaagaatcaGTGTTTTTGAAACGAGAAGGTAGGTTGAGAAATGGATCTATACATCGTAGAGCTAGATCTTTATCTCCATTAAGAAGTTCACAATCTCAGTGGCACCgacaagaaggaaaagaagaagaagaaaataaacaaacacaTTCcgtcgaagaagatgatgaagaagaaagcaaTACTACTACTCCATCAGACTCTGCTTCAACTTCAAGATCTTCATCAACTTCTAGTAGAAGCTCAAAGAGATGGGTTTTCTTAAAAGATTTTTTAAGAAGTAAAAGTGAAGGAAGAGGAATTTATTCCAAAGAAAAGTTCTGGAATTCAATTTCATTCAATCCTGTCAAAGACAAGAAACAATCCGTTTCTTCAATTTCAGTGACGAATGACAAAGAAAAAACTGTTACTGCTACTACTGAGAAGGTTGAGAAGAAGAAATCCTCAGTACCCGCCAAAAAAACTGTTAGACCGATTAACGGAATCGGTAAGCGGAGAATACCAGGGCCTTCAGCACATGAAATGCTGTACACTTCGAATCGAGCACAAGCTGAAGAGATGAAGAGGAAAACTTATTTACCTTATAGACAAGGATTATTGGGGTGTTTAGGTTTTAGTTCAAAAGGTTATGGCGCCATGAATGTTTTTGCTAGATCTTTAAACACCACTGTTTCTTCTAGGTAA